A window from Nocardioides mesophilus encodes these proteins:
- a CDS encoding ABC transporter permease has protein sequence MSETPERGGRTSTVASWLPSIKVTAAAIFLALLVGAVLIAFSDRQAVESLRYFFSYPWDFFRYAGEAIIQSYWALLTGAVGSWKAITQTLERAAPLICAGLGVSLAFRAGLFNIGAQGQLILGAICAGYVGFAFDLPPGLHLLVALLAGVLGGAVWGGISGYLKAQTGAHEVITTIMLNYVASSVLLYLLTKNAFQRPGSDNPRSLPADDSAMFPTIFGVHTGVVVAVLVAVGVWWLLERSTLGFEMRAVGANADAARTAGMSLAKVYTLAMLVAGGLAGLAATQQILGHHDSLTANVAGSIGFDAITVALLGRATPLGTVLAGLLFGALSAGGVQMQASAAATPLALTQVLQALIVLFVAAPALVRGVMRFKDTGGGATVMAKGWGS, from the coding sequence ATGTCTGAGACCCCCGAGCGGGGCGGCCGGACGTCGACCGTCGCGAGCTGGCTGCCCAGCATCAAGGTGACCGCGGCGGCGATCTTCCTCGCCCTCCTGGTCGGAGCGGTCCTGATCGCCTTCAGCGACCGGCAGGCGGTGGAGTCGCTGCGCTACTTCTTCAGCTACCCCTGGGACTTCTTCCGCTACGCCGGGGAGGCGATCATCCAGTCCTACTGGGCGCTGCTCACCGGCGCCGTCGGGTCCTGGAAGGCGATCACCCAGACCCTGGAGCGCGCCGCACCGCTGATCTGCGCCGGCCTCGGCGTCAGCCTCGCCTTCCGGGCCGGCCTGTTCAACATCGGCGCCCAGGGCCAGCTGATCCTGGGCGCGATCTGCGCCGGCTACGTCGGCTTCGCCTTCGACCTGCCCCCGGGGCTGCACCTGCTCGTGGCGCTGCTGGCCGGCGTGCTCGGCGGTGCGGTCTGGGGCGGGATCTCCGGCTACCTGAAGGCGCAGACCGGCGCGCACGAGGTGATCACCACGATCATGCTCAACTACGTCGCGAGCTCGGTGCTGCTCTACCTCCTCACCAAGAACGCCTTCCAGCGTCCCGGCAGCGACAACCCCCGCTCGCTGCCCGCGGACGACAGCGCGATGTTCCCGACGATCTTCGGCGTCCACACCGGCGTGGTGGTGGCCGTGCTCGTCGCGGTCGGCGTGTGGTGGTTGCTCGAGCGGAGCACGCTCGGCTTCGAGATGCGCGCGGTGGGCGCCAACGCGGACGCCGCCCGGACCGCCGGGATGAGCCTCGCCAAGGTCTACACGTTGGCGATGCTGGTCGCCGGGGGGCTGGCCGGCCTCGCCGCCACCCAGCAGATCCTCGGCCACCACGACTCGCTGACGGCGAACGTCGCGGGCTCGATCGGCTTCGACGCGATCACCGTGGCGCTGCTCGGTCGGGCCACCCCGCTCGGCACCGTGCTGGCCGGACTGCTCTTCGGCGCGCTCTCGGCCGGCGGGGTGCAGATGCAGGCGAGTGCGGCGGCCACGCCGCTGGCGCTCACCCAGGTGCTGCAGGCGCTGATCGTGCTGTTCGTCGCGGCGCCCGCCCTGGTGCGGGGCGTCATGCGGTTCAAGGACACCGGTGGCGGCGCCACCGTGATGGCGAAGGGATGGGGCTCGTGA